In Streptomyces dangxiongensis, one DNA window encodes the following:
- a CDS encoding EF-hand domain-containing protein: MADIEEARKQFQRIDVDGDGFITAAEFKSALAQQGDWNVTETVAEAIIRTRDLNGDKVLSFDEFWAYLSK; this comes from the coding sequence GTGGCGGACATCGAGGAAGCACGCAAGCAGTTCCAGCGGATCGACGTGGACGGTGACGGTTTCATCACCGCGGCGGAGTTCAAGTCCGCCCTGGCCCAGCAGGGTGACTGGAACGTCACCGAGACGGTGGCGGAGGCCATCATCCGCACCCGTGACCTCAACGGCGACAAGGTGCTGTCGTTCGACGAGTTCTGGGCCTACCTGAGCAAGTGA
- a CDS encoding GNAT family N-acetyltransferase, whose amino-acid sequence METLRDVLGAAAAGVFPPPDGGTTVLPQASPRDAGVLSFTAHAVVFTDEDPAWVARTLCAVECDPLAAPMHPRFLAALMDRTGRRAETVDALLVGSPLPGGPPLALREIEDAGHPRIRYARERRDEVRAWAAEGGVLVVGRGVAGRLEVSVEVAEDARRPGLGRLLVTAARHLVTEPLWAQVTPGNARSLRAFLAAGYRPVGAEALLLAPGG is encoded by the coding sequence TTGGAGACCTTGCGGGACGTTCTCGGTGCGGCGGCGGCGGGTGTCTTCCCGCCGCCCGACGGCGGTACGACGGTCCTGCCGCAGGCGTCACCGCGGGACGCGGGGGTGCTGTCGTTCACCGCGCACGCGGTCGTCTTCACGGACGAGGACCCGGCGTGGGTGGCGCGGACGCTGTGCGCCGTGGAGTGCGATCCGCTGGCGGCGCCGATGCATCCGCGCTTCCTGGCCGCCCTCATGGACCGGACGGGGCGGCGGGCCGAGACGGTCGACGCGTTGCTGGTGGGCTCCCCGCTGCCGGGTGGACCACCGCTCGCGCTGCGGGAGATCGAGGACGCCGGCCATCCCCGGATCCGGTACGCGCGGGAGCGCCGGGACGAGGTGCGTGCCTGGGCCGCCGAGGGCGGGGTGCTGGTCGTGGGGCGCGGGGTCGCCGGACGGCTCGAGGTGTCGGTCGAGGTGGCCGAGGACGCCCGCCGGCCTGGTCTGGGCCGGCTGCTGGTGACCGCCGCCCGGCATCTGGTCACGGAACCGCTGTGGGCGCAGGTGACCCCGGGGAACGCCCGCAGCCTGCGGGCGTTCCTGGCGGCCGGTTACCGCCCGGTGGGTGCGGAGGCGCTGCTGCTCGCCCCGGGCGGCTGA
- a CDS encoding YncE family protein: MRTTKAARLLAAGAAVIVLTLLSACDGGTGSHASESPASKAPVQPEVRRQPRVNVLPGMPPVEDPADLYAADRPGRLSPAVRGFPSRVYVPNTNSDTVSVIDPVTYRVVDTIPVGRQPQHVVPSWDLKTLWVNNDLGNSLTPIDPRTGKAGEPVDVHDPYNLYFTPDGKYAVVMASMDRRLVFRDAHTMKVVKSVPVSCYGVNHADFSADGRYFIVSCEFSGELLKVDTARMKVVAQRKLPFHGAMPQDVKISPDGKLFYIADMMANGLWILDGDTFARPRFLATGKGAHGLYVSRDSREMYVSNRGEGTISVFDFTRNRLTRKWDLPGGGSPDMGGVSADGKVLWLSGRYNAEVYAIDTRTGTQLARIKVGSGPHGLAVYPQPGRYSLGHTGIFR, translated from the coding sequence ATGCGAACCACGAAAGCCGCCCGCCTGCTGGCCGCCGGTGCCGCCGTCATCGTCCTGACCCTGCTGTCCGCGTGCGACGGCGGGACCGGGTCCCACGCGAGCGAGTCCCCCGCCAGCAAGGCCCCGGTCCAGCCGGAGGTGCGCAGACAGCCCCGGGTGAACGTGCTGCCCGGGATGCCGCCGGTGGAGGACCCGGCCGACCTGTACGCCGCCGACCGGCCCGGCCGGCTCTCGCCCGCGGTCCGGGGCTTCCCCTCCCGCGTGTACGTCCCCAACACCAACTCCGACACCGTCAGCGTCATCGACCCCGTGACCTACCGGGTCGTCGACACCATCCCGGTCGGCCGCCAGCCCCAGCACGTCGTACCGTCCTGGGACCTGAAGACCCTCTGGGTCAACAACGACCTCGGCAACAGCCTCACCCCCATCGACCCCAGGACCGGCAAGGCCGGCGAACCGGTCGACGTGCACGACCCGTACAACCTGTACTTCACGCCCGACGGGAAGTACGCGGTGGTCATGGCCTCCATGGACCGCCGGCTGGTCTTCCGCGACGCGCACACCATGAAGGTCGTCAAGTCCGTCCCGGTAAGCTGCTACGGCGTCAACCACGCCGACTTCTCCGCCGACGGCCGCTACTTCATCGTCTCCTGCGAGTTCAGCGGCGAACTGCTCAAGGTCGACACCGCCCGGATGAAGGTCGTGGCCCAGCGGAAACTGCCGTTCCACGGCGCGATGCCGCAGGATGTGAAGATCTCCCCGGACGGCAAGCTGTTCTACATCGCCGACATGATGGCCAACGGCCTGTGGATCCTCGACGGCGACACGTTCGCCCGGCCCCGCTTCCTCGCCACCGGCAAGGGCGCCCACGGCCTCTACGTCAGCCGGGACTCGCGGGAGATGTACGTCTCCAACCGCGGCGAGGGCACCATCTCGGTCTTCGACTTCACCCGGAACCGCCTCACCAGGAAGTGGGACCTACCCGGCGGCGGCAGCCCCGACATGGGCGGCGTCTCCGCCGACGGCAAGGTCCTGTGGCTGTCCGGCCGCTACAACGCCGAGGTCTACGCCATCGACACCCGCACCGGCACCCAACTGGCCCGCATCAAGGTCGGCAGCGGCCCCCACGGCCTCGCCGTCTACCCCCAGCCGGGCCGCTACTCCCTCGGCCACACCGGCATCTTCCGCTGA
- a CDS encoding ATP-binding protein yields the protein MPTAYAGRMGWNGGVRGAYSSGTAPKGTPDGHHGDMAGLEGIGQPRGQGRAAAARWSPAVEDEQALKALELFGNPTEAEVPLPSRPESAATARRLTQVVVLRTWRLTPKLAEDAVLLVSELVGNAVRHTGARVFGLRMRRRPGWVRVEVRDPSRGLPCLMPVQELDVSGRGLFLVDKLSDRWGVDLLPRGKTTWFEMRVTDL from the coding sequence ATGCCGACGGCATATGCCGGTCGCATGGGGTGGAACGGGGGCGTGCGGGGGGCGTATTCCTCCGGAACGGCCCCGAAGGGGACGCCGGACGGCCATCATGGGGACATGGCGGGGCTGGAGGGCATCGGGCAGCCGCGGGGACAAGGCCGTGCAGCCGCGGCACGCTGGTCGCCCGCGGTCGAGGACGAACAGGCGCTCAAGGCGCTCGAACTGTTCGGAAACCCCACGGAGGCGGAGGTGCCGCTGCCGTCCCGCCCCGAATCCGCGGCCACCGCCCGCCGCCTCACCCAGGTCGTCGTCCTGCGCACCTGGCGACTCACCCCCAAGCTGGCCGAGGACGCCGTCCTGCTCGTCTCCGAACTCGTCGGCAACGCCGTACGGCACACCGGCGCCCGCGTCTTCGGCCTGCGGATGCGCCGCCGCCCCGGCTGGGTCCGGGTGGAGGTCCGCGACCCCTCACGCGGGCTGCCCTGTCTGATGCCGGTCCAGGAACTGGACGTCAGCGGACGCGGCCTGTTCCTCGTGGACAAGCTCTCCGACCGCTGGGGCGTCGACCTGCTGCCGCGCGGCAAGACGACCTGGTTCGAGATGCGGGTCACCGACCTCTGA
- a CDS encoding enoyl-CoA hydratase/isomerase family protein, whose translation MTVSLEVAEGVGTLRLDRPPMNALDIATQDRLKELAEEATRRDDVRAVVIYGGERVFAAGADIKEMQNMDHAGMVLRARALQDSFTAVARIPKPVVAAVTGYALGGGCELALCADYRIAADNAKLGQPEILLGLIPGAGGTQRLARLVGPSRAKDLIFTGRQVRAEEALAIGLVDRVVPAAEVYEQAHAWAAGLAKGPAIALRAAKESVDTGLETDIDTGLAVERNWFAGLFATEDRERGMRSFVEEGPGKAKFR comes from the coding sequence ATGACCGTCTCTCTCGAAGTCGCCGAAGGCGTCGGCACGCTGCGCCTGGACCGGCCGCCGATGAACGCGCTGGACATCGCCACCCAGGACCGGCTGAAGGAACTCGCCGAGGAGGCCACGCGCCGCGACGACGTGCGCGCCGTGGTGATCTACGGCGGCGAGCGGGTGTTCGCGGCGGGCGCGGACATCAAGGAGATGCAGAACATGGACCACGCGGGGATGGTCCTGCGGGCCCGCGCCCTCCAGGACTCCTTCACCGCCGTGGCCCGCATCCCCAAGCCCGTCGTCGCCGCCGTCACCGGCTACGCGCTCGGCGGCGGCTGCGAACTGGCCCTGTGCGCCGACTACCGCATCGCCGCCGACAACGCCAAGCTCGGCCAGCCCGAGATCCTGCTCGGCCTGATCCCGGGCGCCGGCGGCACCCAGCGGCTGGCCCGGCTGGTCGGTCCCTCCCGGGCCAAGGACCTGATCTTCACGGGCCGTCAGGTCAGGGCCGAGGAAGCCCTCGCGATCGGCCTGGTGGACCGGGTCGTGCCGGCCGCGGAGGTGTACGAGCAGGCGCACGCCTGGGCCGCCGGGCTCGCCAAGGGCCCGGCGATCGCGCTGCGCGCCGCCAAGGAGTCCGTCGACACCGGCCTGGAGACCGACATCGACACCGGGCTCGCCGTCGAACGGAACTGGTTCGCGGGGCTGTTCGCCACGGAGGACCGCGAGCGGGGCATGCGCAGTTTCGTGGAGGAGGGGCCGGGCAAGGCCAAGTTCCGTTAG
- a CDS encoding L,D-transpeptidase: MDVRPVAGASARGRRGRGGLALIAGALVLSLAACGGGGDSGSGNGKGKGRGGGQGEQSTAAVSIAPRSGATDVDTSGALRVGVTKGRLTRVTVKDAKGGEIAGAITAGGASWTPSTHLAAATKYTVHAVAKDSEGREAAEDTTFTTLTPKNTFVGYFTPEDGSTVGVGMPFSIRFTRGITRAAAVEKAIRIRTEPAVDVEGHWFGNDRLDFRPETYWKSGTKVTVDLDLDGVEGRDGVYGKQRKTVRFTVGRDQVSVVDAKKHTMRVTRDGRTVRTLPVTTGKAGYETWNGQMVMSEKLAVTRMNGETVGYGGEYDIKDVPHAIRLTTSGTFIHGNYWGGGAFGHYNASHGCVGLRDVRGGYDGSAPAAWFFDHSIVGDVVVVKNSHDRTVDPANGLNGWNMSWADWKK; the protein is encoded by the coding sequence GTGGACGTGCGGCCTGTGGCGGGGGCGTCGGCTCGGGGGCGGCGGGGCCGCGGGGGACTGGCGCTCATAGCCGGCGCCCTGGTGCTGTCGCTCGCCGCGTGCGGCGGAGGCGGGGACTCCGGTTCCGGGAACGGAAAGGGCAAGGGCCGGGGCGGCGGACAGGGCGAGCAGTCCACGGCCGCCGTCAGCATCGCCCCCCGGTCCGGTGCCACCGATGTCGACACCAGCGGCGCGCTCCGGGTGGGCGTCACGAAGGGCAGACTGACGCGGGTCACCGTCAAGGACGCCAAGGGCGGTGAGATAGCCGGGGCCATCACCGCGGGCGGCGCCTCCTGGACCCCGTCGACCCATCTGGCCGCGGCCACCAAGTACACGGTGCACGCGGTCGCCAAGGACTCCGAGGGCCGCGAGGCCGCCGAGGACACCACCTTCACCACGCTCACGCCGAAGAACACCTTCGTCGGCTACTTCACCCCCGAGGACGGCTCCACCGTCGGCGTCGGCATGCCGTTCTCCATACGTTTCACCCGGGGCATCACCCGGGCCGCCGCGGTCGAGAAGGCCATCCGGATAAGGACCGAACCGGCCGTCGACGTCGAGGGCCACTGGTTCGGCAACGACCGCCTGGACTTCCGCCCGGAGACGTACTGGAAGTCCGGCACGAAGGTCACCGTCGACCTAGACCTGGACGGCGTCGAGGGCCGCGACGGCGTCTACGGCAAGCAGCGCAAGACCGTGCGGTTCACCGTCGGCCGCGACCAGGTCTCCGTCGTGGACGCCAAGAAGCACACGATGCGGGTCACCCGGGACGGCAGGACCGTCAGGACCCTCCCCGTCACCACCGGCAAGGCCGGGTACGAGACCTGGAACGGCCAGATGGTCATGAGCGAGAAGCTCGCCGTGACCCGCATGAACGGCGAGACCGTCGGCTACGGCGGCGAGTACGACATCAAGGACGTCCCGCACGCCATCCGCCTCACCACCTCCGGCACCTTCATCCACGGCAACTACTGGGGCGGCGGCGCCTTCGGCCACTACAACGCCAGCCACGGCTGCGTGGGTCTGCGCGACGTCCGCGGCGGCTACGACGGCTCCGCCCCGGCGGCCTGGTTCTTCGACCACTCGATCGTCGGTGACGTGGTGGTCGTGAAGAACTCCCACGACCGCACGGTGGACCCGGCCAACGGCCTGAACGGCTGGAACATGTCCTGGGCCGACTGGAAGAAGTGA
- a CDS encoding L,D-transpeptidase, protein MRHVQRRARRVGAALAAVLTWAGLLTGCSSDGSGPLGMGGGPGRPPAAEDVIRVTPGDGGKAVRPGERLRVRVPGGRLEKVTAVREQDAQTSPVPGRISDDGLTWRPDEDRLALAARYTVDAVALDSHGRRAARHTTFTTYVPDERFIGYVTPENRATVGTGMIVSLSFSRDIADRAAVERAVRVSARPPAEIRPHWFGRSRLDFRPERYWKPGTEVTVDLDLRDVQGSPGVYGLQDRTFAFTVGRSQVSLVDAAKHTMDVRRDGQLLATVPITAGAPKHPTYNGKMVVMDMLEVTRMNSRTVGFGGEYDIPDVPHAMKLTDSGTFLHGNYWATQAPGEANVSHGCVGLVDVKGGSSDTPAGWFFDRSLVGDVIEVVHSKDRTVAPDNGLGGWNMGWKEWKAGSAVK, encoded by the coding sequence GTGAGGCACGTACAACGACGCGCACGGCGCGTGGGGGCCGCGCTGGCCGCCGTACTGACATGGGCGGGGCTGCTGACGGGCTGCTCCTCGGACGGCTCCGGGCCGCTGGGCATGGGCGGGGGCCCGGGCAGACCCCCGGCCGCCGAGGACGTCATCCGGGTCACCCCCGGCGACGGCGGCAAGGCCGTGCGCCCCGGGGAGCGGCTGCGGGTGCGGGTGCCCGGCGGACGCCTGGAGAAGGTGACGGCGGTCAGGGAGCAGGACGCGCAGACCTCGCCGGTCCCGGGGCGCATCAGCGACGACGGGCTGACCTGGCGGCCCGACGAGGACCGGCTGGCGCTCGCCGCCCGGTACACCGTGGACGCGGTCGCGCTGGACTCCCACGGCCGCCGTGCCGCCCGGCACACCACCTTCACCACCTACGTCCCCGACGAGCGGTTCATCGGCTACGTCACCCCCGAGAACCGCGCCACCGTGGGCACCGGCATGATCGTCTCCCTGTCCTTCAGCCGGGACATCGCCGACCGGGCCGCCGTCGAACGCGCCGTCCGCGTCAGCGCCCGGCCCCCGGCCGAGATCCGGCCGCACTGGTTCGGCAGAAGCCGCCTGGACTTCCGTCCCGAGCGCTACTGGAAGCCCGGCACCGAGGTCACCGTCGACCTGGACCTGCGGGACGTGCAGGGCTCGCCCGGCGTCTACGGGCTCCAGGACCGGACGTTCGCCTTCACCGTCGGCCGCAGCCAGGTCTCCCTGGTCGACGCCGCGAAGCACACCATGGACGTACGGCGCGACGGACAGCTCCTCGCCACCGTGCCCATCACCGCGGGCGCCCCCAAACACCCGACGTACAACGGGAAGATGGTGGTGATGGACATGCTGGAGGTCACCCGCATGAACAGCCGCACGGTCGGCTTCGGCGGCGAGTACGACATCCCGGACGTCCCGCACGCCATGAAGCTCACCGATTCCGGCACCTTCCTGCACGGCAACTACTGGGCCACCCAGGCCCCTGGAGAGGCCAACGTCAGCCATGGCTGCGTGGGCCTGGTGGACGTCAAGGGCGGCAGCTCGGACACCCCCGCCGGCTGGTTCTTCGACCGCAGTCTCGTCGGAGACGTCATCGAGGTCGTGCACAGCAAGGACCGGACGGTCGCACCCGACAACGGCCTCGGCGGCTGGAACATGGGCTGGAAGGAGTGGAAGGCGGGCAGCGCGGTGAAGTAA
- the glgX gene encoding glycogen debranching protein GlgX, with translation MTSAAEQRAPAGDPAGSGQPAAVSGTRRAVPPVPAVWPGAPTPLGARFRVGPDGAAGTNFALWAAGAEAVRLCLFDEGGRETRLPLTELTHEIWHGFVPGVLPGQRYGYRVDGRWDPWTGARWNPAKLLLDPYARAVDGEFGLPPQVYGHVRDWPEQQVADTVRDERDSAPYVPKGVVVHDDDDWSDDHRPKTPWADSVIYELHVRGFTRLHPDIPEELRGTYAGLAHPAAVGHLVRLGVTAVELLPVHQFAHEDHLLRRGLRNYWGYNSIGYFAPHAAYAASGTTGAQVGEFKRMVRALHAAGIEVILDVVYNHTAEAGELGPTLSLKGIDNRGYYRLQDDARRYADYTGCGNTLHVVQPQVLRLITDSLRYWVTEMGVDGFRFDLAAALARSMHDVDMLSPFLAVIAQDPVLRRVKLIAEPWDIGSGGYQVGAFPPLWTEWNDRYRDAVRDFWRHALPDVREMGYRLSGSSDLYAWGGRRPYASVNFVTAHDGFTLRDLVSYETKHNEANGEDNRDGTDDNRSWNCGTEGATDDERVATLRRRQLRNLLTTLLLSTGVPMLVAGDELGRTQRGNNNAYCQDNDMSWLDWSLLEDPGWRALYDLTSRLIALRHRHPVLRRRAFFSGRAQTADGLRDLAWFTARGAEMTEGDWYAPAATLGMYLSGRDIPGRDERGAPVVDDSFLAVLHAGDRPTGFLLPGPPWAERYEVVVDTSREEQAEAPDTVHPAGAEITVPARAVLLLRVA, from the coding sequence GTGACGAGCGCAGCCGAGCAGCGGGCACCGGCCGGGGATCCGGCCGGGAGCGGGCAACCGGCGGCGGTGAGCGGCACCCGGCGTGCCGTACCACCCGTCCCGGCCGTGTGGCCAGGGGCGCCGACCCCGCTGGGGGCCCGGTTCCGGGTCGGTCCGGACGGGGCCGCCGGCACCAACTTCGCCCTGTGGGCGGCCGGGGCCGAGGCGGTGCGGCTGTGCCTGTTCGACGAGGGCGGCCGGGAGACGCGGCTCCCGCTGACCGAACTGACGCACGAGATATGGCACGGCTTCGTGCCCGGTGTGCTGCCCGGGCAGCGGTACGGCTACCGGGTGGACGGCCGCTGGGACCCGTGGACCGGCGCCCGCTGGAACCCGGCGAAGCTGCTGCTGGACCCGTACGCGCGGGCGGTGGACGGCGAGTTCGGCCTGCCGCCGCAGGTGTACGGGCACGTCCGGGACTGGCCGGAGCAGCAGGTCGCGGACACCGTGCGCGACGAGCGGGACTCGGCGCCGTACGTCCCGAAGGGCGTCGTCGTCCACGACGACGACGACTGGTCCGACGACCACCGCCCGAAGACACCGTGGGCGGACTCGGTCATCTACGAGCTGCACGTGCGCGGTTTCACCCGGCTGCACCCGGACATCCCCGAGGAACTGCGCGGCACGTACGCCGGGCTGGCGCATCCGGCCGCGGTCGGGCACCTGGTCCGCCTCGGCGTCACGGCCGTCGAGCTGCTCCCCGTCCACCAGTTCGCGCACGAGGACCACCTGCTGCGCCGGGGCCTGCGGAACTACTGGGGTTACAACTCGATCGGCTACTTCGCCCCGCACGCGGCCTACGCGGCCTCCGGTACGACGGGAGCGCAGGTCGGCGAGTTCAAGCGGATGGTGCGCGCGCTGCACGCGGCCGGCATCGAGGTCATCCTCGACGTGGTCTACAACCACACGGCGGAGGCGGGCGAACTGGGGCCGACGCTGTCCCTGAAGGGCATCGACAACCGCGGCTACTACCGGCTCCAGGACGACGCCCGCCGGTACGCCGACTACACCGGCTGCGGCAACACCCTGCACGTCGTCCAGCCCCAGGTGCTGCGCCTGATCACCGACTCGCTGCGCTACTGGGTGACCGAGATGGGCGTGGACGGCTTCCGCTTCGACCTCGCGGCGGCGCTGGCCCGCTCGATGCACGACGTCGACATGCTCTCGCCGTTCCTGGCGGTCATCGCCCAGGACCCGGTGCTGCGCCGGGTGAAGCTGATCGCCGAACCGTGGGACATCGGCTCCGGCGGCTACCAGGTGGGCGCCTTCCCGCCCCTGTGGACCGAGTGGAACGACCGCTACCGCGACGCGGTCCGGGACTTCTGGCGGCACGCCCTGCCGGACGTGCGCGAGATGGGCTACCGCCTCTCCGGCTCCAGCGACCTGTACGCCTGGGGCGGCCGGCGCCCGTACGCCTCGGTCAACTTCGTCACCGCGCACGACGGTTTCACCCTGCGCGACCTGGTGTCGTACGAGACCAAGCACAACGAGGCCAACGGCGAGGACAACCGGGACGGCACGGACGACAACCGCTCCTGGAACTGCGGGACCGAGGGCGCGACGGACGACGAACGGGTGGCGACGCTGCGGCGCCGGCAACTGCGCAACCTCCTCACCACCCTGCTGCTGTCCACCGGCGTGCCCATGCTGGTGGCCGGCGACGAACTGGGCCGCACCCAGCGCGGCAACAACAACGCCTACTGCCAGGACAACGACATGAGCTGGCTGGACTGGTCGCTGCTGGAGGATCCCGGCTGGCGGGCGCTGTACGACCTGACCTCCCGGCTGATCGCGCTGCGCCACCGGCACCCGGTGCTGCGCCGGCGCGCCTTCTTCTCCGGCCGGGCCCAGACCGCGGACGGGCTGCGGGACCTGGCCTGGTTCACCGCGCGGGGCGCGGAGATGACCGAGGGCGACTGGTACGCTCCCGCGGCCACGCTCGGCATGTACCTCTCCGGGCGGGACATCCCGGGCCGGGACGAGCGGGGCGCGCCGGTGGTGGACGACAGCTTCCTCGCGGTGCTGCACGCCGGGGACCGGCCGACGGGCTTCCTGCTGCCCGGGCCGCCGTGGGCCGAGCGGTACGAGGTGGTCGTGGACACCTCGCGGGAGGAACAGGCCGAGGCGCCGGACACGGTCCACCCGGCGGGGGCGGAGATCACGGTGCCGGCGCGGGCGGTGCTGCTGCTGCGGGTCGCCTGA
- a CDS encoding SigE family RNA polymerase sigma factor: protein MEQTRAGEYDAFVAARWSVLFHLARLLTGGDRYRAEDLLQESLVKLWFVWPKVADEAPEAYVRKVLARAAARSARRRWWGERPVEELPEVAASGDVSATVAERSRLEAALAELTPRQRAAVVLRYYQDLPDRQVAETLGCPVGTARSHAARGVARLRRLLADVIEPVG from the coding sequence ATGGAGCAGACCAGGGCCGGTGAGTACGACGCGTTCGTGGCGGCCCGCTGGTCGGTGTTGTTCCATCTCGCCCGTCTGCTCACCGGAGGGGACCGGTACCGCGCCGAGGACCTGTTGCAGGAGTCCTTGGTCAAGCTCTGGTTCGTCTGGCCGAAGGTCGCCGACGAGGCGCCGGAGGCGTATGTGCGCAAGGTGCTGGCGCGGGCCGCGGCCCGGTCGGCGCGCCGCCGCTGGTGGGGCGAGCGGCCCGTGGAGGAGCTGCCCGAGGTGGCGGCGTCCGGCGACGTGTCGGCGACCGTGGCCGAGCGCTCGCGCCTGGAGGCGGCGCTCGCCGAGCTGACGCCTCGGCAGCGGGCCGCGGTGGTGCTGCGCTACTACCAGGACCTGCCCGACCGGCAGGTGGCGGAGACCCTGGGCTGCCCGGTGGGCACCGCCCGGTCCCATGCCGCGCGCGGGGTGGCCCGGCTGCGCCGGCTCCTGGCCGACGTCATCGAGCCGGTGGGGTGA
- a CDS encoding glycosyltransferase family protein, producing the protein MTATLPGTAAAAAPTAPGTRLRAAARRHGPVLALFGALKLAGFCSFMYLLSATGDYRTRHPRFGGGAHAWDVLATWDGWWYQQIALHGYDPKLVPVPGATGLITLEGNSAAFFPLYPALIRMTSAVTGLGSYGAGMLVSILASFAAALGVYAVAERFGGRRAGFAAAGLWAVWPGSGVEWAVYSDSLYVALAVWACHAVITRRWLTAGALTFAAGLNRPTAAALIAALGVAALLALRRREDGTLRPLLATALAPLGLLGYLLWVGNRMGDLGGYFKLQSGAWAHRFDYGEQTLDVLTSVPVGKFGYLFAYPFADVISVGVILLAAVLLPLLLRLRPPPLLVVYTLLTLALVLGSQQIVANISRYLLPCFPLFLPLAVAMRRLSLPVQCTLLGVAALASGSYAGYALFELGVP; encoded by the coding sequence GTGACCGCGACCCTGCCCGGGACGGCGGCAGCGGCGGCCCCGACCGCGCCCGGCACCCGGCTCCGGGCCGCCGCCCGCCGGCACGGGCCGGTCCTCGCCCTGTTCGGCGCGCTGAAGCTGGCCGGTTTCTGCTCCTTCATGTACCTGCTGTCCGCCACCGGGGACTACCGCACCAGGCACCCCCGGTTCGGCGGCGGCGCCCACGCCTGGGACGTGCTGGCCACCTGGGACGGCTGGTGGTACCAGCAGATCGCGCTGCACGGCTACGACCCGAAGCTGGTCCCGGTCCCGGGGGCCACCGGCCTGATCACGCTGGAGGGGAACTCGGCGGCGTTCTTCCCGCTGTACCCGGCCCTGATCCGGATGACCTCGGCGGTCACCGGTCTGGGCTCGTACGGCGCCGGGATGCTGGTCTCGATCCTCGCCTCCTTCGCCGCCGCCCTCGGCGTGTACGCCGTCGCCGAGCGGTTCGGCGGCCGGCGGGCCGGGTTCGCGGCGGCCGGGCTGTGGGCCGTCTGGCCGGGCTCGGGCGTGGAATGGGCGGTCTACTCCGACTCGCTCTACGTGGCCCTCGCCGTCTGGGCCTGTCACGCCGTCATCACCCGCCGCTGGCTCACCGCCGGGGCGCTCACGTTCGCGGCCGGCCTCAACCGGCCCACGGCCGCCGCGCTGATCGCCGCGCTCGGCGTCGCCGCGCTGCTCGCCCTGCGCCGCCGCGAGGACGGCACCCTGCGCCCGCTGCTCGCCACGGCCCTGGCCCCGCTCGGACTGCTCGGCTATCTGCTCTGGGTCGGCAACCGCATGGGCGACCTGGGCGGCTACTTCAAGCTCCAGTCGGGCGCCTGGGCGCACCGCTTCGACTACGGCGAACAGACCCTGGACGTGCTGACGTCCGTGCCCGTGGGCAAGTTCGGCTACCTCTTCGCCTACCCCTTCGCGGACGTCATCTCCGTCGGCGTCATCCTGCTCGCCGCCGTACTGCTGCCGCTGCTGCTGCGGCTGCGCCCGCCGCCGCTGCTGGTCGTGTACACCCTCCTGACACTGGCCCTGGTGCTCGGCAGCCAGCAGATCGTCGCCAACATCTCCCGCTATCTGCTGCCCTGCTTCCCGCTGTTCCTGCCGCTCGCGGTCGCGATGCGCCGGCTGAGCCTGCCCGTGCAGTGCACGCTGCTCGGCGTCGCGGCGCTGGCCTCCGGGTCGTACGCGGGGTACGCCCTGTTCGAGCTGGGGGTGCCGTGA